In the genome of Stigmatella aurantiaca, one region contains:
- a CDS encoding TetR/AcrR family transcriptional regulator, whose product MTPVGRKPDDGERYRFILETAARLICERSYEGTSMQEIAAACRMTKAGLYHHIQNKEQLLFAIMNYGMDLFEEQVLAKVRDIADPVERLRSCMRRNIELVTRGVSKEVIIILHEHATLTGEAREYIDGRKKRYVRFIEDAFAEAVKAGRFRPMDPTIVAFSFLGMVLWVYKWFKPDGRMTEQQISDGMVDLFFVGLSPAGTAAPGLSLLPPSTPKEEAS is encoded by the coding sequence ATGACACCCGTGGGACGCAAGCCGGATGACGGGGAGCGGTACCGGTTCATCCTGGAGACGGCCGCGCGGCTCATCTGCGAGCGCAGCTACGAGGGCACCTCCATGCAGGAGATCGCCGCGGCGTGCCGGATGACGAAGGCGGGGCTCTACCACCACATCCAGAACAAGGAGCAGCTGCTCTTCGCCATCATGAACTACGGCATGGACCTGTTCGAGGAGCAGGTCCTGGCGAAGGTGCGCGACATCGCCGACCCGGTGGAGCGGCTGCGCTCGTGCATGCGGCGCAACATCGAGCTGGTGACGCGCGGGGTGAGCAAGGAGGTCATCATCATCCTGCACGAGCACGCCACGCTCACGGGCGAGGCGCGCGAGTACATCGACGGGCGCAAGAAGCGCTACGTGCGCTTCATCGAGGACGCGTTCGCCGAGGCGGTGAAGGCCGGCCGCTTCCGCCCCATGGACCCCACCATCGTGGCCTTCTCGTTCCTGGGCATGGTGCTGTGGGTCTACAAGTGGTTCAAGCCGGACGGCCGGATGACCGAGCAGCAGATCTCCGACGGCATGGTGGACCTGTTCTTCGTGGGGCTCTCGCCCGCGGGCACGGCGGCCCCGGGCCTGTCGCTGCTCCCCCCCTCCACTCCGAAAGAGGAGGCATCATGA
- a CDS encoding CoA transferase subunit A: MKTHGWRPLAEAVASIPDGAWLAPGGFMLGRAPMALVLELIAQQRRGLRVLSLPNPLPAEFLVAGGCLAHVELPFGALNLEGRVRPMPCLKRAIEQNRLSWREHDGYRVVQRLRAAAMGLPFLPAPDTDVSALASAEPPRTVVDPFTGQSLPVEQAFYPDVALVHAQAADERGNLFIEDPTTDLLVAGAARRVIATAETRVPRLPRVTVPGFQVESVSLAPRGALPTGCLGLYPHDDAALARYLELAEAGREAEFLDGLLAARRAA; the protein is encoded by the coding sequence ATGAAAACCCACGGCTGGCGGCCCCTGGCCGAGGCGGTTGCATCCATCCCGGACGGCGCGTGGCTCGCCCCCGGCGGCTTCATGCTCGGCCGGGCGCCCATGGCGCTGGTGCTGGAGCTGATCGCCCAGCAGCGCCGGGGCCTGCGCGTCCTGTCGCTGCCCAACCCCCTGCCCGCCGAGTTCCTCGTGGCCGGCGGGTGCCTGGCCCACGTGGAGCTGCCTTTCGGCGCGCTCAACCTGGAGGGCCGGGTGCGCCCCATGCCCTGCCTCAAGCGCGCCATCGAGCAGAACCGCCTGTCCTGGCGCGAGCACGATGGGTACCGCGTGGTGCAGCGGCTGCGCGCCGCCGCCATGGGGCTGCCGTTCCTGCCCGCCCCGGACACGGACGTGTCGGCGCTGGCCTCGGCCGAGCCCCCGCGCACCGTGGTGGACCCCTTCACCGGCCAGAGCCTCCCCGTCGAGCAGGCCTTCTACCCGGACGTGGCGCTGGTGCACGCGCAGGCCGCGGACGAGCGCGGCAACCTCTTCATCGAGGACCCCACCACGGACCTGCTCGTGGCGGGCGCCGCGCGCCGGGTCATCGCCACCGCCGAGACGCGCGTGCCCAGGCTGCCGCGCGTCACCGTGCCCGGCTTCCAGGTGGAGAGCGTGTCGCTCGCCCCGCGCGGCGCGCTGCCCACCGGGTGCCTGGGCCTGTACCCGCATGATGACGCCGCGCTCGCGCGCTACCTGGAGCTGGCGGAGGCCGGCCGCGAAGCCGAGTTCCTCGATGGCCTGCTGGCCGCCCGGAGGGCCGCATGA
- a CDS encoding CoA-transferase subunit beta translates to MSTPVEATPAETVVALLAREIEDGAVVATGVASPLAILAIAVARATHAPRLTYLACVGALDPDLPTLLPSSEDLGYLLGRSAEVTIADLFDHSRRGRVDTVFFGAAEVDARGRTNMTAAGSLERPRVKFPGVAGAATLRQWVRRPVLIVPKQSRRNLVPEVQVATTQDPRRPVRLISDLGVFELGAEGARLHARHAWATPAGISERTGFSFSMASPLPVTPPPDARTLEAIRTIDSHGFRDQLVGA, encoded by the coding sequence ATGAGCACCCCTGTTGAAGCCACCCCCGCCGAGACGGTCGTCGCCCTGCTCGCGCGCGAAATCGAGGATGGCGCCGTGGTCGCCACGGGCGTCGCCTCGCCCCTGGCCATCCTCGCCATCGCCGTGGCGCGCGCCACCCACGCGCCCCGCCTCACGTACCTGGCGTGCGTGGGCGCGTTGGATCCGGACCTGCCCACGCTGCTGCCCTCCTCGGAGGACCTGGGCTACCTGCTCGGGCGCTCGGCGGAGGTCACCATCGCGGACCTCTTCGACCACTCCCGGCGCGGCCGGGTGGACACCGTCTTCTTCGGCGCGGCCGAGGTGGATGCCCGGGGCCGCACGAACATGACGGCCGCGGGCAGCCTGGAGCGCCCCCGGGTGAAGTTCCCCGGCGTGGCCGGCGCCGCCACGCTCCGCCAGTGGGTGCGCAGGCCCGTCTTGATTGTCCCCAAGCAGTCGCGCCGCAACCTCGTGCCCGAGGTGCAGGTGGCCACCACGCAGGACCCGCGCCGCCCGGTGCGCCTCATCTCGGACCTGGGCGTCTTCGAGCTGGGCGCGGAAGGCGCACGCCTGCACGCCCGCCACGCCTGGGCCACGCCGGCGGGCATCTCCGAGCGCACCGGCTTCAGCTTCTCGATGGCCTCGCCGCTGCCCGTCACCCCTCCGCCGGATGCACGCACGCTGGAGGCCATCCGCACCATCGATTCTCACGGCTTCCGCGACCAGCTCGTCGGGGCCTGA
- a CDS encoding alcohol dehydrogenase catalytic domain-containing protein — MKAVVLREFGAASNLRMESVAMPRPGRGELLVRVRACGVCYHDVINRRGNLPRTHVPAILGHEAAGEVVEVGPDTPGWKVGDRVATLQRMSCGDCALCRTGRNSLCRKDNRFFGEELPGGYAQYLVAPVLGVGRVPENMPWEVAATACCTTGTAVHTVRTRGRVQPGETVLITGASGGVGLSAVQLCKADGARVIAVTSGEAKAQALHEAGAAEVIISRGLDFAAEVRKRTGGEGVNMAVEIVGSATFDQTLKSLAPGGRLVVVGNLESGVVNLNPGLVIVKELEIIGAYATTSAELDDALKLTAAGTVRPFVSEAVPLADAGRAHFRLENREIAGRLVLIPPDLQ; from the coding sequence ATGAAGGCTGTCGTTCTTCGAGAGTTTGGCGCCGCGAGCAACCTGCGGATGGAGAGCGTGGCCATGCCCCGTCCGGGCCGGGGCGAGCTGCTCGTCCGGGTGCGCGCCTGCGGGGTCTGCTACCACGACGTCATCAACCGCCGGGGCAACCTGCCGCGCACGCACGTGCCCGCCATCCTCGGCCACGAGGCGGCCGGCGAGGTGGTGGAAGTGGGCCCTGACACCCCGGGCTGGAAGGTGGGAGACCGGGTGGCCACGCTCCAGCGCATGTCCTGCGGGGACTGCGCGCTGTGCCGCACCGGCCGCAACAGCCTGTGCCGCAAGGACAACCGCTTCTTCGGCGAGGAGCTGCCCGGCGGCTACGCGCAGTACCTCGTGGCCCCCGTGCTTGGCGTGGGCCGGGTGCCGGAGAACATGCCCTGGGAGGTGGCCGCCACCGCGTGCTGCACCACGGGCACCGCGGTGCACACCGTGCGCACCCGCGGCCGGGTGCAGCCGGGCGAGACGGTGCTCATCACCGGCGCCAGCGGCGGCGTGGGGCTGTCCGCGGTGCAGCTGTGCAAGGCGGACGGGGCGCGCGTCATCGCCGTCACCTCCGGCGAGGCCAAGGCCCAGGCGCTGCACGAGGCCGGCGCCGCCGAGGTCATCATCTCCCGCGGGCTCGACTTCGCCGCCGAGGTGCGCAAGCGCACCGGGGGCGAGGGCGTGAACATGGCCGTGGAAATCGTCGGCAGCGCCACCTTCGACCAGACGCTCAAGTCGCTGGCCCCCGGGGGCCGCCTGGTGGTGGTGGGCAACCTCGAGTCCGGCGTGGTCAACCTCAACCCCGGCCTCGTCATCGTGAAGGAGCTGGAAATCATCGGCGCCTACGCCACCACGAGCGCCGAGCTGGATGACGCGCTGAAGCTCACCGCCGCCGGCACCGTGCGCCCCTTCGTCTCCGAGGCCGTGCCCCTGGCCGACGCCGGCCGGGCCCACTTCCGCCTGGAAAACCGGGAAATCGCGGGACGCTTGGTTCTGATCCCCCCCGATTTACAGTGA
- a CDS encoding hydroxymethylglutaryl-CoA synthase family protein: MKKQVGIEALAIAVPRRYVDIEELARARGVDPAKYTAGLGAKEMAVADPGEDAVALAASAAARLMRTHAVDPAKLGMLVVGTETGVDHSKPVASHVQGLLKLPSSMRVYDSQHACYGGTAGLMAAVEWIASGAAGGRSAMVICSDIARYGLNTPGEPTQGGGAVALLVSEQPDLLAVDVGLNGACSMDVYDFWRPIGRREAVVDGHYSIKCYTDALSGAYRNWRERALAHEVVRWGATMPGEQLARILYHVPFCKMARKAHTQLRLCDIEDAPNAPASTPEGREELAKSSASYNAQVASSLDLNARVGNVYTASLYLALAGLLNTEGAALAGQRVGLLSYGSGCASEFYSGVVGDKAAKRMATTNVEAVMAKRERVSVAEYERIMNLSYENPESLPPQAGEFRLSEIRDHKRLYTQGPA, from the coding sequence ATGAAGAAACAGGTTGGAATCGAAGCGTTGGCCATCGCCGTCCCCCGCCGCTACGTGGACATCGAGGAGCTGGCGCGCGCCCGTGGGGTGGATCCTGCCAAGTACACCGCGGGGCTGGGCGCCAAGGAGATGGCGGTCGCGGACCCGGGCGAGGATGCGGTGGCGCTGGCGGCGTCGGCCGCCGCCCGGCTGATGCGCACCCACGCGGTGGACCCGGCCAAGTTGGGCATGCTGGTGGTGGGCACCGAGACGGGCGTGGACCACTCCAAGCCGGTGGCCTCCCACGTCCAGGGGCTCCTGAAGCTGCCCAGCAGCATGCGCGTGTATGACTCGCAGCACGCCTGCTACGGCGGCACCGCGGGCCTGATGGCGGCGGTGGAGTGGATTGCCTCGGGCGCGGCGGGCGGCCGCTCGGCGATGGTCATCTGCTCGGACATCGCCCGGTACGGGCTCAACACGCCCGGCGAGCCCACGCAGGGTGGCGGCGCGGTGGCGCTGCTCGTCTCCGAGCAGCCGGACCTGCTCGCCGTGGACGTGGGGCTCAACGGCGCGTGCAGCATGGACGTGTACGACTTCTGGCGCCCCATCGGCCGCCGCGAGGCGGTGGTGGACGGGCACTACTCCATCAAGTGCTACACGGACGCGCTCTCGGGGGCGTACCGCAACTGGCGCGAGCGGGCGCTGGCGCACGAGGTGGTGCGCTGGGGCGCGACGATGCCCGGCGAGCAGCTGGCGCGCATCCTCTACCACGTGCCGTTCTGCAAGATGGCGCGCAAGGCGCACACCCAGCTGCGGCTGTGTGACATCGAGGACGCGCCCAACGCGCCGGCCTCCACGCCCGAGGGGCGCGAGGAGCTGGCCAAGTCGAGCGCGAGCTACAACGCCCAGGTGGCCAGCTCGCTGGACCTGAACGCGCGCGTGGGCAACGTGTACACCGCCTCGCTGTACCTGGCGCTCGCGGGCCTGCTGAACACGGAAGGCGCGGCGCTCGCGGGCCAGCGCGTGGGCCTGCTGTCCTACGGCAGCGGCTGCGCTTCCGAGTTCTACTCCGGCGTGGTGGGCGACAAGGCGGCAAAGCGCATGGCGACGACCAACGTGGAGGCGGTCATGGCCAAGCGCGAGCGCGTCTCGGTGGCGGAGTACGAGCGCATCATGAACCTGTCCTACGAGAACCCCGAGTCCCTGCCGCCCCAGGCGGGCGAGTTCCGGCTCTCGGAGATCCGCGACCACAAGCGCCTCTACACCCAGGGCCCGGCCTGA